The following proteins come from a genomic window of Leguminivora glycinivorella isolate SPB_JAAS2020 chromosome 6, LegGlyc_1.1, whole genome shotgun sequence:
- the LOC125226824 gene encoding ATP-dependent RNA helicase dbp2-like isoform X1 — MGRGRDRSRDRRRSRSRSRSRSRSRSPRYGLGSGGGYGGGGGGGYGGGGGGRRNNPGANLRKPKWDLNRLKPFKKDFYVPHTDVENRSESEVEAWRSENEITLKGRNIPKPTLTFDEAGFPDYVMDEIDKMGFSRPTPIQAQGWPIALSGYDMVGIASTGSGKTLSYILPAIVHINNQPKSSRGDGPIALVLAPTRELAQQIQEVCDKFANTSKIHNTCLFGGAPKGPQARDLDAGVEIVIATPGRLLDFLESGRTNLKRTTYLVLDEADRMLDMGFEPQIRKIIEQIRPDRQTLMWSATWPKEVQSLASEFLKDYLQINVGSLSLAANHNILQIIDVCMEYEKETKLSTLLKEIMAEKENKTIIFIETKRRVDDITRKMKRDGWPAVCIHGDKSQSERDWVLQDFRSGKAPILVATDVAARGLDVDDVKFVINFDYPSNSEDYVHRIGRTGRTNKTGTAYTFFTPSNAAKAADLVSVLKEAKQVVNPKLQELAERGGGGGRRHRGRGGRYRRGGRRSRSRTRSRSRDRRRRSRSRSRDRRRRRHSSSRSSRSKSSRSSRSRSRSRSRSRSRSRSGKCSPHKDAPSAGPQPAPQALLPTPKPLLPTPVIGPQLPPNPADRPDGKGPATPPGRKDAPRTTSNEVRNTNNDNSNYARQMQAPPPNQVPPLMGLNPMNMCMPPMNGQGFVMPPFFPAEQYGVMVPPFAAGAMVPGGWGHPPPPPPPPPPSAPSAANAYDKFNYGPHGSGESDLEPDSRKRGPRKGGLGGSDQGASRGGLGADPRGGLGGLGADARGGLGLGLGAGLGLGAGLGSGGGLGSDGGGGPRARGGRDRPRRRGRGRDTNDFNESSGGGGLGSDNVEPSGSGGLGGGAGSAPGFGFPSGGPDVPHGSLLPRMLPQNGGEIVGPQANFTAFGSYGQKSNKRQQNEQYQNDSNMYNGAPYNNGYGPQDMGPGRPQGFGMFPNQTGPGNAQAGGSMGYNNDRQRNRQRR, encoded by the exons ATGGGACGAGGAAG GGATCGTAGTCGTGATAGACGACGCAGCCGAAGCCGGAGTAGGAGTCGAAGCCGCAGTCGCAGTCCTCGCTATGGTCTTGGATCGGGCGGCGGTTACGGTGGCGGTGGCGGTGGCGGTTATGGCGGAGGCGGAGGCGGACGCCGCAACAACCCGGGCGCTAATTTGCGTAAACCAAAATGGGATTTGAACAGACTTAAGCCTTTCAAGAAAGACTTTTATGTTCCACACACAGACGTTGAAAACAGATCAGAGTCAGAAGTAGAAGCATGGAGGAGCGAAAATGAGATAACTTTGAAAGGCCGCAACATCCCAAAACCGACGCTTACTTTTGATGAGGCAGGTTTCCCGGATTATGTGATGGACGAAATAGATAAAATGGGCTTTTCAAGACCAACACCTATCCAGGCACAAGGCTGGCCCATTGCTCTCAGTGGTTATGACATGGTTGGCATTGCTTCAACCGGCTCTGGCAAaactctttcatatattttaccTGCTATAGTGCACATCAATAATCAGCCCAAATCTAGCCGAGGTGATGGCCCTATTGCTCTTGTATTGGCTCCTACCAGAGAATTAGCACAACAAATTCAAGAAGTATGTGACAAATTTGCTAACACTTCCAAAATTCACAATACTTGTCTATTTGGTGGTGCTCCCAAGGGCCCGCAAGCTAGGGACTTAGATGCAGGTGTGGAAATAGTGATCGCAACTCCAGGACGTTTGCTTGATTTCCTGGAAAGTGGTAGAACTAATCTAAAACGCACAACATATTTAGTACTTGATGAGGCTGACAGAATGTTGGACATGGGATTTGAACCCCAAATCCGGAAAATCATTGAGCAAATCAGACCAGACAGACAAACCCTAATGTGGTCTGCAACCTGGCCTAAGGAAGTACAAAGTTTGGCATCAGAATTCTTGAAAGATTACTTACAAATCAATGTAGGTTCCTTGTCACTGGCAGCTAATCACAATATTCTTCAAATTATTGATGTTTGTATGGAATATGAAAAAGAAACGAAATTGAGTACTCTCCTTAAAGAGATTATGGCAGAGAAAGAGAATAAAACCATTATATTTATTGAGACTAAGCGCAGGGTAGATGACATAACCAGAAAAATGAAGCGTGATGG GTGGCCTGCAGTGTGCATTCATGGTGACAAATCTCAGAGCGAAAGAGACTGGGTACTGCAAG ATTTTCGAAGTGGtaaagctcctattttagtagctacGGATGTAGCCGCTCGTGGCTTAG ATGTGGATGATGTTAAATTCGTCATAAACTTCGATTATCCAAGCAACTCCGAAGACTACGTCCATCGCATCGGAAGGACAGGACGTACCAATAAGACCGGAACGGCTTACACATTCTTCACTCCCTCAAACGCAGCTAAGGCGGCCGATCTAGTGTCCGTGTTGAAGGAAGCCAAACAAGTCGTTAATCCCAAGCTACAGGAATTAGCAGAACGTGGGGGTGGCGGTGGCAGAC GGCACCGCGGCCGCGGCGGCAGATATCGCCGCGGCGGACGCCGTTCGCGCTCCCGTACACGCTCTCGCTCTCGCGACCGCCGCCGCCGctctcgctcccgctcgcgcgaccgccgccgccgccgccacagCTCATCCCGGTCTTCGCGCAGCAAGTCCTCGAGATCGTCCAGAAGCCGTTCGCGTTCCCGCTCGCGCTCGCGTAGCCGCTCCCGCTCAGGCAAGTGCAGCCCACACAAGGACGCTCCTTCTGCCGGGCCGCAGCCCGCACCCCAAGCTCTGCTGCCGACGCCGAAACCTCTCCTTCCGACTCCCGTTATCGGTCCCCAGTTGCCCCCGAACCCGGCTGACCGACCCGACGGCAAAGGTCCGGCGACGCCTCCCGGTCGCAAGGACGCCCCTCGAACTACTAGTAATGAAGTTAGAAATACAAATAATGACAATTCAAATTACGCGCGACAGATGCAGGCGCCCCCTCCAAATCAAGTGCCACCACTAATGGGGCTCAATCCTATGAACATGTGTATGCCCCCCATGAACGGCCAAGGGTTCGTGATGCCCCCCTTCTTCCCCGCCGAGCAGTACGGCGTGATGGTGCCGCCGTTCGCGGCCGGCGCCATGGTCCCGGGCGGCTGGGGCCACCCGCCCCCGCCGCCGCCTCCCCCTCCCCCCTCCGCGCCGTCGGCGGCCAACGCTTACGACAAGTTTAATTACGGACCGCACGGCTCGGGAGAGAGCGACCTCGAGCCAGATTCCAGGAAGCGAGGACCTCGCAAAGGCGGGCTCGGCGGCTCGGACCAGGGCGCCTCCCGCGGCGGCCTCGGTGCCGACCCCCGCGGAGGCCTGGGCGGCCTCGGCGCGGACGCTCGCGGCGGGCTCGGCCTCGGCCTCGGCGCCGGCCTCGGCCTCGGCGCCGGCCTGGGCTCGGGCGGGGGCCTCGGCTCCGACGGCGGCGGCGGGCCTCGCGCCCGCGGCGGCCGCGACCGGCCCCGCCGACGCGGAAGAGGACGCGATACCAACGATTTTAACGAATCTTCGGGTGGCGGCGGTCTCGGTTCGGACAATGTCGAACCCTCGGGATCCGGCGGCCTCGGCGGGGGCGCCGGGTCCGCTCCCGGCTTCGGGTTTCCCTCTGGCGGTCCCGACGTACCCCATGGGAGCCTGCTGCCGCGCATGCTTCCTCAGAATGGCGGAGAGATCGTGGGGCCGCAAGCTAATTTCACAGCGTTCGGGTCCTATGGACAAAAATCCAACAAAAGACAGCAAAACGAACAGTACCAGAATGATTCTAATATGTATAATGGAGCTCCATACAATAACGGTTACGGTCCACAAGACATGGGCCCGGGCAGACCGCAAGGTTTTGGTATGTTTCCGAATCAAACCGGTCCAGGCAATGCGCAGGCCGGTGGCTCCATGGGGTATAACAATGACCGCCAGAGGAATCGCCAACGACGGTGA
- the LOC125226824 gene encoding ATP-dependent RNA helicase dbp2-like isoform X2 has product MGRGRDRSRDRRRSRSRSRSRSRSRSPRYGLGSGGGYGGGGGGGYGGGGGGRRNNPGANLRKPKWDLNRLKPFKKDFYVPHTDVENRSESEVEAWRSENEITLKGRNIPKPTLTFDEAGFPDYVMDEIDKMGFSRPTPIQAQGWPIALSGYDMVGIASTGSGKTLSYILPAIVHINNQPKSSRGDGPIALVLAPTRELAQQIQEVCDKFANTSKIHNTCLFGGAPKGPQARDLDAGVEIVIATPGRLLDFLESGRTNLKRTTYLVLDEADRMLDMGFEPQIRKIIEQIRPDRQTLMWSATWPKEVQSLASEFLKDYLQINVGSLSLAANHNILQIIDVCMEYEKETKLSTLLKEIMAEKENKTIIFIETKRRVDDITRKMKRDGWPAVCIHGDKSQSERDWVLQDFRSGKAPILVATDVAARGLDVDDVKFVINFDYPSNSEDYVHRIGRTGRTNKTGTAYTFFTPSNAAKAADLVSVLKEAKQVVNPKLQELAERGGGGGRRHRGRGGRYRRGGRRSRSRTRSRSRDRRRRSRSRSRDRRRRRHSSSRSSRSKSSRSSRSRSRSRSRSRSRSRSENGHNGDSRRRRRR; this is encoded by the exons ATGGGACGAGGAAG GGATCGTAGTCGTGATAGACGACGCAGCCGAAGCCGGAGTAGGAGTCGAAGCCGCAGTCGCAGTCCTCGCTATGGTCTTGGATCGGGCGGCGGTTACGGTGGCGGTGGCGGTGGCGGTTATGGCGGAGGCGGAGGCGGACGCCGCAACAACCCGGGCGCTAATTTGCGTAAACCAAAATGGGATTTGAACAGACTTAAGCCTTTCAAGAAAGACTTTTATGTTCCACACACAGACGTTGAAAACAGATCAGAGTCAGAAGTAGAAGCATGGAGGAGCGAAAATGAGATAACTTTGAAAGGCCGCAACATCCCAAAACCGACGCTTACTTTTGATGAGGCAGGTTTCCCGGATTATGTGATGGACGAAATAGATAAAATGGGCTTTTCAAGACCAACACCTATCCAGGCACAAGGCTGGCCCATTGCTCTCAGTGGTTATGACATGGTTGGCATTGCTTCAACCGGCTCTGGCAAaactctttcatatattttaccTGCTATAGTGCACATCAATAATCAGCCCAAATCTAGCCGAGGTGATGGCCCTATTGCTCTTGTATTGGCTCCTACCAGAGAATTAGCACAACAAATTCAAGAAGTATGTGACAAATTTGCTAACACTTCCAAAATTCACAATACTTGTCTATTTGGTGGTGCTCCCAAGGGCCCGCAAGCTAGGGACTTAGATGCAGGTGTGGAAATAGTGATCGCAACTCCAGGACGTTTGCTTGATTTCCTGGAAAGTGGTAGAACTAATCTAAAACGCACAACATATTTAGTACTTGATGAGGCTGACAGAATGTTGGACATGGGATTTGAACCCCAAATCCGGAAAATCATTGAGCAAATCAGACCAGACAGACAAACCCTAATGTGGTCTGCAACCTGGCCTAAGGAAGTACAAAGTTTGGCATCAGAATTCTTGAAAGATTACTTACAAATCAATGTAGGTTCCTTGTCACTGGCAGCTAATCACAATATTCTTCAAATTATTGATGTTTGTATGGAATATGAAAAAGAAACGAAATTGAGTACTCTCCTTAAAGAGATTATGGCAGAGAAAGAGAATAAAACCATTATATTTATTGAGACTAAGCGCAGGGTAGATGACATAACCAGAAAAATGAAGCGTGATGG GTGGCCTGCAGTGTGCATTCATGGTGACAAATCTCAGAGCGAAAGAGACTGGGTACTGCAAG ATTTTCGAAGTGGtaaagctcctattttagtagctacGGATGTAGCCGCTCGTGGCTTAG ATGTGGATGATGTTAAATTCGTCATAAACTTCGATTATCCAAGCAACTCCGAAGACTACGTCCATCGCATCGGAAGGACAGGACGTACCAATAAGACCGGAACGGCTTACACATTCTTCACTCCCTCAAACGCAGCTAAGGCGGCCGATCTAGTGTCCGTGTTGAAGGAAGCCAAACAAGTCGTTAATCCCAAGCTACAGGAATTAGCAGAACGTGGGGGTGGCGGTGGCAGAC GGCACCGCGGCCGCGGCGGCAGATATCGCCGCGGCGGACGCCGTTCGCGCTCCCGTACACGCTCTCGCTCTCGCGACCGCCGCCGCCGctctcgctcccgctcgcgcgaccgccgccgccgccgccacagCTCATCCCGGTCTTCGCGCAGCAAGTCCTCGAGATCGTCCAGAAGCCGTTCGCGTTCCCGCTCGCGCTCGCGTAGCCGCTCCCGCTCAG AAAACGGACACAATGGGGATTCGCGACGTCGCAGAAGAAGATAG
- the LOC125226825 gene encoding polycomb protein Asx, whose product MELDVSPANVEENDMEFSDNSSESKYLSCNISEQYSVVRIPEDGEPPEPKSSKHSSRKQSKRRKKSSNHSRPLPRIIVKPLPPPPPPEAREWTAATTYTETNTSSSKLSTMREVLASIPGFCLKPRKRSGKKLSTAAQLQQTREGCIDLETPDSILVNTNIRALLNKHTFSLLPPLYQYKLGQLLPSVDRPSPSGRLSSSSLNNEFFARACLEWQESLSGGEFTPENQQKIKSEVEKEKSKIDPWKLKHFEPFWGEKFRREKSSLSLNSERPSLKTTIKLRPTASITSTSTVPKIKKSKSSSNSKRLRNVGAVTRSSAKADEVVEEPANAKSSAPVPDLLPLKHAKSQRGYVECQVDFNFSDSSSAPRLDDSVPSTPVDPLLLPDAEAEKSEVKQELDPNIETVEDSSASKENETNKTDTEAFFSETAKRLSDDNDNENCSIPKRIRYDDEEVFNYLGFLTQNVEESRSNNCSDGETNDPNDQICPSDEQTYPEQDQVDTNSEDSKATASGYEYDERSVSSLSSLKIDNNVSNIGTSEEVNDTNDTLQCENSVTEMVESPCNVKEETKDSPAPVSPQAFIPEQFSREDKNVSSFDMSSPQDTATEDVKIESYHNPDQEINSQNVPVHEQPNEKENEDSCDKFEKIRSTENIVHNYYDEHFKDAESFILETGGLSILTSQCEDVKYASHPNLMELSSYMSETNVTAVVTMPMPQNSSIPIMEVTNTSMVSYPDDSMQDPAKPKTSAVSWKTENNLTNDVIALHNFSNANIENSKYLCEDSKTSMEDTNMNEDNCMYKEDRDANFNMESSNSSESCQSMKDASVKTDSEPATSLVSSTTAANPPVSSTTMTNIVRPSGKKSKSGKESNRSRSSNKVPPGAVNLERSYQICQAVIQNSPNRDALRGQLRPPPALLTRAPAPPARPRPRRRPHPRRPSCSGSCPSLSCRTMR is encoded by the exons ATGGAGCTCGATGTATCTCCTGCAAATGTAGAGGAGAACGATATGGAATTCTCTGACAATTCGTCAGAGAGTAAATACTTATCCTGTAATATCAGTGAGCAATATTCCGTCGTACGCATTCCAGAAGATGGTGAGCCACCAGAACCAAAATCGAGCAAACACTCATCGCGGAAACAGTCAAAACGAAGAAAAAAGAGTTCAAATCATTCAAGGCCTCTACCAAGGATTATAGTGAAGCCTTTACCACCTCCTCCACCACCAGAGGCCAGGGAATGGACAGCAGCTACGACTTACACGGAGACAAATACTAGTTCTAGTAAATTATCTACTATGCGCGAGGTACTTGCCAGTATACCAGGATTTTGTCTCAAGCCTCGCAAACGAAGTGGAAAGAAATTATCCACTGCTGCACAGTTGCAACAAACTAGAGAAGGCTGCATAGATTTAGAGACCCCTGATTCAATATTAGTTAACACTAACATTAGAGCACTACTTAACAAACATACATTCTCATTACTTCCGCCTCTGTACCAGTACAAGCTTGGACAGCTGCTTCCAAGTGTGGATCGCCCGAGTCCTTCTGGTCGCCTAAGTTCTTCTAGTCTAAATAACGAATTTTTTGCCCGAGCCTGTCTAGAGTGGCAGGAGAGTCTCTCGGGTGGTGAATTTACTCCAGAAAATCAGCAGAAAATAAAGTCAGAAGTAGAAAAAGAAAAAAGCAAAATTGACCCATGGAAGTTAAAACATTTTGAACCATTTTGGGGAGAAAAATTTAGAAGAGAGAAATCTTCCCTGAGTTTAAATTCAGAAAGGCCTTCATTAAAGACAACTATTAAATTGAGACCCACAGCATCCATTACAAGTACTAGTACTGTTCCAAAGATTAAGAAAAGTAAATCATCCAGTAATAGTAAACGATTAAGGAATGTGGGGGCAGTCACCCGGTCATCTGCCAAAGCAGACGAAGTGGTGGAAGAACCTGCCAATGCAAAGTCATCAGCACCAGTCCCAGATTTACTCCCTTTAAAACATGCCAAGTCTCAAAGAGGCTATGTGGAATGTCAAGTTGACTTTAATTTTTCTGACTCCTCATCAGCGCCTAGGTTGGATGACTCTGTTCCTTCCACACCTGTGGATCCTCTGTTGCTACCAGATGCAGAAGCAGAAAAAAGTGAAGTTAAGCAAGAGTTGGACCCCAATATTGAAACAGTTGAAGACTCAAGTGCATCTaaagaaaatgaaacaaataaaacagaTACAGAAGCTTTCTTTTCTGAAACTGCTAAGAGACTGAGTGATGACAATGACAATGAAAACTGTAGTATACCAAAAAGAATCAGGTATGATGATGAAGAAGTATTTAACTATTTGGGTTTTTTAACACAAAATGTTGAAGAGTCAAGGAGCAATAACTGTTCTGATGGTGAAACAAATGATCCCAATGATCAGATTTGTCCAAGTGATGAACAGACATATCCGGAACAAGACCAGGTGGACACAAACAGTGAAGACAGCAAGGCAACTGCTTCAGGCTATGAATATGATGAAAGAAGTGTATCTTCATTATCAAGTTTGAAAATTGACAACAATGTTAGTAACATTGGAACAAGTGAAGAAGTAAATGACACTAATGATACTCTACAATGTGAGAATTCAGTCACAGAAATGGTGGAGAGCCCTTGTAATGTTAAGGAAGAAACTAAAGACTCCCCAGCTCCTGTTTCACCTCAAGCATTCATACCTGAACAGTTTTCTAGAGAAGATAAAAATGTTTCTAGTTTTGACATGTCTTCACCACAAGACACTGCAACTGAAGATGTGAAGATAGAATCATATCACAATCCTGACCAAGAAATAAACAGTCAAAATGTTCCAGTTCATGAACAACCTAATGAAAAAGAGAATGAGGATAGTTgtgataaatttgaaaaaataaGATCAACTGAAAAtattgtacataattactatgaTGAACATTTTAAAGATGCGGAGTCCTTTATATTGGAGACCGGAGGGCTCTCAATCCTGACTTCTC aatGTGAAGATGTAAAATATGCATCACATCCCAATTTAATGGAGTTATCATCTTACATGAGTGAGACAA atGTTACTGCTGTTGTGACAATGCCTATGCCTCAAAATTCATCAATCCCTATTATGGAAGTAACCAACACatct ATGGTATCATATCCCGATGACAGCATGCAGGACCCAGCCAAACCAAAAACTTCAGCAGTATCATGGAAAACAGAGAACAATTTAACAAATGATGTTATTGCCTTACACAATTTCTCAAACGCAAACATagaaaattcaaaatatctctGTGAAGATTCGAAAACAAGCATGGAGGATACGAATATGAATGAAGACAATTGTATGTATAAAGAAGATAGGGATGCAAATTTTAACATGGAGTCATCAAATTCATCAGAAAGCTGTCAGTCAATGAAAGATGCTTCAGTTAAGACAGACAGTGAACCTGCAACTAGTCTAGTTTCTAGTACAACTGCTGCAAACCCACCTGTGAGCTCAACTACTATGACTAACATTGTGAGGCCATCGGGGAAGAAGTCAAAATCGGGAAAGGAATCAAACag AAGCCGCAGCTCCAACAAAGTGCCCCCCGGCGCCGTGAACCTGGAGCGCAGCTACCAGATCTGCCAGGCCGTGATCCAGAACAGCCCCAACCGCGACGCGCTGCGCGGCCAGCTGCGCCCGCCGCCCGCGCTGCTCACGCGCGCCCCCGCGCCGCCcgcccgcccccgcccccgccgCCGCCCCCACCCCCGCCGCCCGTCCTGCTCCGGCAGCTGCCCGTCTCTGTCGTGCCGCACAATGAG ATGA